TGTCACTGAATCAACATCTATAATAATAGTTTCATCTTCTTCATCTAAGGTATCCTGAACACTTGTTAGTATTGTTGTTGCTTGATTCAGGTTTGCTGGTATTGTTATGGTATTACTTGCTAAGTTATAATCTGTACTCGACCCTGTAGCAGTTGTGCCAGAGGATAGTACAGCTAAATTTACTGTTATATCTTGAGTTGTGCTGCCAGTTTTATGAAATGTTATTGTACATGTCTCATTATTTTCTAATATTTGAGTTGAGCTCACCTCAAGAGTTACTAAGGGCTTATCGCTGTCGTCATTTATCTTACAAATAACCTGCTGGATTCCATTTTCCCTACCATTAGTTACTGAGTCTATGTCAACAATAATGGACTCTTCCTCTTCATAGATGGTGTCTTTAATTCCCTTTAGAACTGTTGTTGCAAATAGCTGACCACTAGGAATTATAATAGAGGAAGTGGCTGTGTAATCTGTTATATTAGTAGCTACTCCCGAAAATGCAAGGTTAACTGTAATATCTTTGTTAAATTTATGTAATAATGTAGCTTTAAGATTTGTAGTACCACCATTTTCATTAATTTCAGAGCTAGGATCTAAGATTAGTGTTACTGTTGGTTGTGATATGACGTTTAAGGTAGCTGTGTAAATATCATCACTATCAAAAGCCCCATCATTTACCTTAAAAGTAAATGCAGAATTGTGACCATTGGAGTTTATGTATTTAAATTGACTATTATCTAAATTTGCTTTAGTAACTATTGAATCAACAGTAAGGGCAGTCTCCTCATTATCTATTGTATTACTATTATTTAAATCTATCCATAAAGACCCAATCTTAGGAGTGGCTGTTATTTTTACATGATCTAATTTATTTTCATTTTTTCTATCAAAGTCTGTGGTTTTAAAGGTATGAGCAGTGTCTTGATAAATGGATGATACTGTAAAACTAGTTGCTGTTGGTTTTTGAATTACTGTAAAATTATAAGCTAAGGGATTAATGGAATATGGTGTACTATTTGTAGCATCAACATCCCAGTTATTTAAATCATTTATTGCTTCTCTTAAAACCTCTGGAGTACCTGAGGTAACTGATTCGTCATTATACATAAAATTATCTTTTTCAATTATTTGAGAGTTCTTAATACCGTATACCCATATTGCAGCATTATTATCTTTTAAAACATTTGGTAAGGCAGAGGTTGAACCAGAACTAACTCCTCCATCCCAGTTTTCTTCAGTAGTGCTAGGAGTACCTATTTCATAATTATAGTGAATACCAGCTATCAAAGTTTCAGGATTAGTATAATCAGATCCTTGGTAAATGAATAACTGATCACCATTAAAATGAAGATACATTGCAGGTTTATTAGGTTCATTAATTACCTCTATATTATCATTAGATACTACCGGATTATCTCCTTTGGTTTTTATATGTACTACAGTTCCAGCATCTAAGTCTTGCTTTACTGTACACTTCAATATCCCATCTGAACCATCATCTACAAATCCAGTACTATCATCCCAACCTTCATCAGTTATGTACAAAATAGTTCCAGACTCTATATCTTTTAATAAAACAAAAGCAAAGTCGTCATTGCCATCTGCGTTAAGTCCAACAAAGGCAATATCCCCTGTATTTAAAGACGTAGCTGCTTGTGCTGGTGTTGTGGTTATTGATAAAAAAATAATTACACTTATTACAATTGCCAGAAACTTTAGTCTTATTCTCATGCTGCTTTCTCCTTTACTTATCATATTCCAATTAAATATTATAGTTTAATATGAATAATCATTCCATACTTATGTGCATAATTATTAATGATAGTTAATAAACATTTATACTTAAAGAATTAAGCTCTTCACTAGTTAAACTTAAATTTTATTTATAGCTGAGTTTGTTTCACTTGTTTTTGTTACATTAATAAACTCTAGTACACTCATTGTATAGCTCCCTTAAGGCTTTATTATTAAAACATTATCGGTTTAACATAATTCCTTATAAGACTAAATGCTCTTCTATTTTAATGTTTTATGACACATTGTTACTATTCATAATTTTGTAAATAAAAAAGCCCCTATCCCTAAAGATTAGAGCTTTAACTAATTATTTTTTATTTTACACTATTTACTAAATCCAGTATTTCTTTATTAATAAGCTGAGGTTTATACTGATGAATGAAGTGATTAGTATCCTTAATTACAACTTGACTGCTATTTGTAGACCAACGTGTTAGTTGTTCTTGACTAGTTTTCCACTTTAATAAACCTTCTTCTAATCTTTGGGCAGATACCTCTGCAGTTAATATTCTTAGTGGAATATCACCTAAATAACCACCGTCTACTACCTTTTGGGCGTTGCTCTTGAGGCTTTTTATTTCGTTAAGAGCATCTTTACTAATTAAATGTTTTAAAAACATGGTATTATTAAGATCTTTGTACTGGGTAGGAAGCAATTCTAAGTTATTTTTGTTGCTATTAATATTGGCAAAAAACTTATCTTTTTGTAAATTAGCCTGTAGCCTAAATAAACCAAACTTCTTTAATATTCTCATTACTGAAACCTGTTTTTCAAATTTTTTGGCATCTTGATTATTTAAATAATAGTTTGGTGAGCCACCGTCTAACAATAGTATTGCTTTTACCTCATTAGGATAAAGCTGGGCATACCGAAATACCTCCAAAGAGGATAATGAATGTGCTACAAAGATATAGGGTGCTTCTTGGTTAGTTTTACTAAGGCACTCTCGAATTTCCCAAACTATGGTATCAATATCTCTTGAGTCATTGGCAGTTTCACTAAAACCATATCCTGGTCGTTCATATACTACAACTCTGCTATGTTTAGCTATTTCGTTATGTAAATTATAAAAATCTGCATACGGGCTGGGGGTTCCATTTCCAGCAGCAAATACAACTGTTTCGTTGCCCTGACCTTTTGCATATACATGCATATCATGGCTATTAACTTTAACTAATAAACCAGCAGGCTTTAATGTTTTTGTAGTTTTGTTTAAGAAGTAACTCTCATACAGATAACTTACTAATAAAATTAATAATACAAGAATTAAAATGACCACAAAAACTTTTTTTAGAATAGCCCATACTCCTAGTTTTGAACGTAATTTTACACTCATGTTTTTCTCCTTTTTGTTAGTACCAAATTGTGTAATACCAAGAAGCAGACATAACAAACACCGGTATAATAAAATTCATACTGGTAATCGCAAATATTTTGGTGTATTTCATATTTAAAACTAAAATTATATAACTACTCTTAAAATATCATTAATTGAAATATTTTACAATATATTATTTTTAATATATTTAGCAACAGCATCTTCATCATTGCTACCTATTACTTTTTTGGCAACCTGCTTTACTTCAGCTATAGCATTACTTACTGCAACACCGTAAAAATAATCTATCATGCCAATATCATTAGTATCATCACCAAAACAAATTACTTGTTCTTTTTTAATATTAAAGTGCTGTGCTACGGCTTTTATGGCATCAATTTTATTAGAATCTTTATGGGCAAACCTACCCCATAGTTCACCTCTATAGGGTGTATAACAGCATAGAGGGTATTTTTTTAGTAATTTTTGAGCAGACTCGGGTTTATAAACCTCGCAGGTTATTTTATAGGTTTCTTTATTTAGTGGTTTACTATAATCATTAAAGGTTGCATTTAAATAGTCTCTTTCAGCTTCTATTCTTTTTTTATTATTTCTAAAATAAAAGTCTCTTGTTTCAACTGTTATTTCACCAATGTTTTTATCAGTTAAACAGTCTTTAATAAAGTTATTAGATAACTCTACAGGCAACATGCTCTCAAAAATTATTTTGCCTTTATATTTAGCTAATGCTCCTCCATTAGAAATAATTAAGTCTGGCTTGATTATATTTAAATATTTTTCAGCTGTTCGCTCCGACCTAGCAGTAGCAACACCAAAAATAACTCCTTTTTGTTTACACTCATTTATCACATCTAAACTAAACTGAGATATTGCTTTGTTTGACCTTAAAAAAGTATTATCTAAATCTGTAAGTATTAGTTTGAAATTACTTGTCATTAAAGAGCCCCCTTTAATTTTTCTGATAATTATAACATACCTCAAGATTAAATGTTATATAATTGAAATAATTTGTATTTTTAGTGAAAATTATTATGCTAATATACTATAATAAAGTGAAATAAATATGTTCAGTAGGATTAAGCGGCTGCACTAAGGACTGTTTTACTCATTATATTTTGTTAACTGTTATAGAAAAAAAATATAATATCGAAAGAGTATTAGTGAGGTATAATAGAGGTAGCTTTATTAAACAACTAAAGCAACTAGATTATCCTGAAAAAGCTTTTATTGAAAGGAGCTTTTTTCATATTAGCTAAAACATAATTGCTATAAATACAAAATAAATAACATATGAGGTACTATGAACAACTACAAATCGAACAGTAACAATCTAAATTATCGTTTTACGGCAGCTATTCTTGTAATTTATTACTCTGTATGGACTATGTTTAGACTTTTGTTTAATAATCCTTTTCATCCTGCAATTCAATCATTTAAAACTATATCTATATTTTTTTTAATTGTTATTTGCATTCAATCACTTACCAATTACTTTCCTTGTTTTTTATTTGCTAAACTAAAAAAACAGTCTTTTAAAGATTTATTGAGATTAAATAAAGTATCTTTAAAACAATTACTACTTACCTTGGTTATTTTTTTAGGATTTAATGCCATGGCAGTATTTTTAATAAAAGCACAAGATATTATTATCAATATGTTTGGCTTAAAATTTGAGATGAACAATTATATGTTAGCAGAAAGCCTACCTACCTTAATTATTTTAATTATCACAGCTGGAATTATTATTCCTATTGGTGAAGAACTATTTTTTAGAGGGCTTTTAATTAGAGGCTGCGAGGGTTTAGGTATAAAATTTGCT
This Clostridium sp. 'deep sea' DNA region includes the following protein-coding sequences:
- a CDS encoding alpha/beta hydrolase translates to MSVKLRSKLGVWAILKKVFVVILILVLLILLVSYLYESYFLNKTTKTLKPAGLLVKVNSHDMHVYAKGQGNETVVFAAGNGTPSPYADFYNLHNEIAKHSRVVVYERPGYGFSETANDSRDIDTIVWEIRECLSKTNQEAPYIFVAHSLSSLEVFRYAQLYPNEVKAILLLDGGSPNYYLNNQDAKKFEKQVSVMRILKKFGLFRLQANLQKDKFFANINSNKNNLELLPTQYKDLNNTMFLKHLISKDALNEIKSLKSNAQKVVDGGYLGDIPLRILTAEVSAQRLEEGLLKWKTSQEQLTRWSTNSSQVVIKDTNHFIHQYKPQLINKEILDLVNSVK
- a CDS encoding HAD family hydrolase, translated to MTSNFKLILTDLDNTFLRSNKAISQFSLDVINECKQKGVIFGVATARSERTAEKYLNIIKPDLIISNGGALAKYKGKIIFESMLPVELSNNFIKDCLTDKNIGEITVETRDFYFRNNKKRIEAERDYLNATFNDYSKPLNKETYKITCEVYKPESAQKLLKKYPLCCYTPYRGELWGRFAHKDSNKIDAIKAVAQHFNIKKEQVICFGDDTNDIGMIDYFYGVAVSNAIAEVKQVAKKVIGSNDEDAVAKYIKNNIL
- a CDS encoding type II CAAX endopeptidase family protein, with amino-acid sequence MNNYKSNSNNLNYRFTAAILVIYYSVWTMFRLLFNNPFHPAIQSFKTISIFFLIVICIQSLTNYFPCFLFAKLKKQSFKDLLRLNKVSLKQLLLTLVIFLGFNAMAVFLIKAQDIIINMFGLKFEMNNYMLAESLPTLIILIITAGIIIPIGEELFFRGLLIRGCEGLGIKFAIFVSAFYFAINHNNPHRLITLFLYAYLVGLIVHYTNSVIPGMVIHIITNTVFEVYTYIQGKANMAQIYSNVANTEHNILSNNFALFMVFILGSLACYIALKQLKKLAEPQNQQVMTQSGLNKNRAVILIVTALIITTLIYMFWAIL